One genomic window of Carassius auratus strain Wakin chromosome 14, ASM336829v1, whole genome shotgun sequence includes the following:
- the LOC113113828 gene encoding zinc transporter ZIP8 isoform X2 yields MAGIPKSFTHLFIGFLTTVISGLRASSLQQVFVKDIVAVYGKNGSLDLNGINSLLKTIVQDKLLDPDIPLHAQCVSGEDILVHYGLQNLSYLTEEHLVTLCPALLNQAVLPPCSSEAPGAGLRDIDLRVWGFGFLAVTFINLASLLGLTLVPLTKKPYFPKVLTYFIGLAVGTLFSNAALQLIPEAFGFDPKADGYVFEAVGIFGGFYVLYVTEKILRIVLKPEHGGHGHSHFQPSEGIQQNGAINIVDSDKASITSDPPVEQGCCRWLRGRRLASVKTVAWMISLSDALHNFIDGLTIGASFTVSILSGFSTSIAIVCEEFPHELGDFIILLNAGLSVPQAVFFNLLSSMSCYVGLVLGFLLGRAFAPNIIFAFAGGMFLYIALADMLPEMNMISNEQVQSTKSDISFFAIQNAGMLTGFALILLITLYGGNISLG; encoded by the exons ATGGCAGGCATTCCCAAATCATTCACTCATCTGTTCATAGGCTTTCTAACAACTGTAATCTCAGGATTAAGAGCCAGCTCTCTGCAGCAGGTCTTCGTGAAGGATATTGTAGCTGTTTACGGAAAAAACGGTTCACTGGATCTTAATGGCATTAACAGTTTATTGAAGACAATTGTACAAGACAAATTATTGGATCCGGACATTCCTCTGCATGCTCAG TGTGTGTCCGGAGAAGATATTCTGGTGCACTATGGACTTCAGAACCTCTCTTATCTGACAGAGGAGCATCTGGTCACTCTCTGCCCGGCTCTGCTCAACCAAGCTGTACTGCCCCCCTGTTCATCTGAAGCTCCAGGAGCAGGCCTAAGGGACATTGATCTGCGTG TATGGGGATTTGGCTTCTTGGCTGTTACCTTCATTAATCTGGCCTCACTGCTGGGTCTGACTCTCGTTCCCTTAACTAAAAAGCCCTACTTCCCCAAAGTGCTCACCTACTTCATTGGTCTAGCTGTTGGCACACTCTTCTCCAATGCTGCCCTCCAACTTATACCTGAG GCCTTTGGGTTTGACCCAAAAGCAGACGGTTACGTTTTCGAAGCTGTTGGGATCTTTGGTGGATTCTATGTGCTGTACGTCACTGAAAAAATCCTGAGGATAGTCCTGAAACCAGAACATGGG GGCCACGGACACAGTCACTTCCAGCCCTCAGAGGGCATCCAACAGAACGGCGCCATCAATATAGTGGACTCTGATAAAGCAAGCATAACCTCTGACCCTCCAGTGGAGCAG GGGTGCTGCAGATGGCTCAGAGGAAGACGGCTGGCCAGCGTGAAGACGGTGGCATGGATGATTTCCCTCAGCGATGCTCTCCACAACTTCATTGACGGACTGACCATCGGCGCTTCCTTCACCGTGTCGATTCTCAGCGGCTTTAGCACTTCCATTGCTATCGTCTGCGAGGAATTCCCTCATGAGCTGG GCGACTTTATTATCCTGCTGAACGCAGGGTTGAGCGTTCCACAGGCCGTCTTCTTCAACCTGCTGTCTTCTATGTCCTGCTACGTGGGCCTCGTCCTGGGCTTCTTGTTGGGTAGAGCTTTTGCCCCCAACATCATCTTTGCCTTTGCTGGCGGCATGTTCCTTTACATCGCCTTGGCTGATATG CTGCCTGAAATGAACATGATTTCCAATGAACAAGTGCAGAGCACGAAGTCAGATATCAGTTTTTTTGCCATTCAGAATGCAGGAATGCTGACAGGATTTGCCCTGATTCTTCTCATCACATTGTATGGTGGGAACATCAGCCTGGGCTGA
- the LOC113113828 gene encoding zinc transporter ZIP8 isoform X1, with protein sequence MAGIPKSFTHLFIGFLTTVISGLRASSLQQVFVKDIVAVYGKNGSLDLNGINSLLKTIVQDKLLDPDIPLHAQCVSGEDILVHYGLQNLSYLTEEHLVTLCPALLNQAVLPPCSSEAPGAGLRDIDLRVWGFGFLAVTFINLASLLGLTLVPLTKKPYFPKVLTYFIGLAVGTLFSNAALQLIPEAFGFDPKADGYVFEAVGIFGGFYVLYVTEKILRIVLKPEHGQGHGHSHFQPSEGIQQNGAINIVDSDKASITSDPPVEQGCCRWLRGRRLASVKTVAWMISLSDALHNFIDGLTIGASFTVSILSGFSTSIAIVCEEFPHELGDFIILLNAGLSVPQAVFFNLLSSMSCYVGLVLGFLLGRAFAPNIIFAFAGGMFLYIALADMLPEMNMISNEQVQSTKSDISFFAIQNAGMLTGFALILLITLYGGNISLG encoded by the exons ATGGCAGGCATTCCCAAATCATTCACTCATCTGTTCATAGGCTTTCTAACAACTGTAATCTCAGGATTAAGAGCCAGCTCTCTGCAGCAGGTCTTCGTGAAGGATATTGTAGCTGTTTACGGAAAAAACGGTTCACTGGATCTTAATGGCATTAACAGTTTATTGAAGACAATTGTACAAGACAAATTATTGGATCCGGACATTCCTCTGCATGCTCAG TGTGTGTCCGGAGAAGATATTCTGGTGCACTATGGACTTCAGAACCTCTCTTATCTGACAGAGGAGCATCTGGTCACTCTCTGCCCGGCTCTGCTCAACCAAGCTGTACTGCCCCCCTGTTCATCTGAAGCTCCAGGAGCAGGCCTAAGGGACATTGATCTGCGTG TATGGGGATTTGGCTTCTTGGCTGTTACCTTCATTAATCTGGCCTCACTGCTGGGTCTGACTCTCGTTCCCTTAACTAAAAAGCCCTACTTCCCCAAAGTGCTCACCTACTTCATTGGTCTAGCTGTTGGCACACTCTTCTCCAATGCTGCCCTCCAACTTATACCTGAG GCCTTTGGGTTTGACCCAAAAGCAGACGGTTACGTTTTCGAAGCTGTTGGGATCTTTGGTGGATTCTATGTGCTGTACGTCACTGAAAAAATCCTGAGGATAGTCCTGAAACCAGAACATGGG CAGGGCCACGGACACAGTCACTTCCAGCCCTCAGAGGGCATCCAACAGAACGGCGCCATCAATATAGTGGACTCTGATAAAGCAAGCATAACCTCTGACCCTCCAGTGGAGCAG GGGTGCTGCAGATGGCTCAGAGGAAGACGGCTGGCCAGCGTGAAGACGGTGGCATGGATGATTTCCCTCAGCGATGCTCTCCACAACTTCATTGACGGACTGACCATCGGCGCTTCCTTCACCGTGTCGATTCTCAGCGGCTTTAGCACTTCCATTGCTATCGTCTGCGAGGAATTCCCTCATGAGCTGG GCGACTTTATTATCCTGCTGAACGCAGGGTTGAGCGTTCCACAGGCCGTCTTCTTCAACCTGCTGTCTTCTATGTCCTGCTACGTGGGCCTCGTCCTGGGCTTCTTGTTGGGTAGAGCTTTTGCCCCCAACATCATCTTTGCCTTTGCTGGCGGCATGTTCCTTTACATCGCCTTGGCTGATATG CTGCCTGAAATGAACATGATTTCCAATGAACAAGTGCAGAGCACGAAGTCAGATATCAGTTTTTTTGCCATTCAGAATGCAGGAATGCTGACAGGATTTGCCCTGATTCTTCTCATCACATTGTATGGTGGGAACATCAGCCTGGGCTGA